Genomic segment of Tamandua tetradactyla isolate mTamTet1 chromosome 1, mTamTet1.pri, whole genome shotgun sequence:
GCATCTGTGGAAATCTCAGAACATTCACTGGACGGAAATATTCCACAGAATCTCACCGTTAGGCAAAGAAGCGAGTGGGCGTAATCCATATGGACTGGGATTAATCCTTCGCTCGGCCTCATATTGGTCGAGCCTGCCCGGGCGGCGGTAGAAAGCGGAAGCTCGCTCTTTCAAACCCTCCGCTCAACGTCAATCGGCGCAGGCCATTTCCGGCGTGGTCATGGCGGCAAACGCTACCACCAATCCGTCGCAGCTCCTGCCGCTAGGTAATCGTGGTCCGGTGTCGAGTGCGGGTGGGAGCTGAAGCTTACAGTTGGGGGTAGAGGAGATGGGAGGCCCCGGAATGTGGGGAAAATATATAGGACCAAGTTTTTCTTCCCTCTGCATGCACCATGCGCCGTCTCTGGGTAGTATTCCACAATAAATTTCAATCACGGCTGTTGCTCCTCCTAGCCAGTGCAGGAAATAAATACTGGCCAAATAAACATCATGCTAAGTAATGCTGAGCTGGCTAAGGAACTGTTCAAACTGCTGTCAGTAGAGAGGATAGACCTACTTGGATTAAGGAGGTAGTGACAGAAAGAAATCTCTGGTGAAGACAATTATACCTTTCTCTccaatattttgtggctggtgaACAGTGATTGAATTATGGACATAGCCATGATTGAAAAATTCTCATTCCTTCTTTTGACAAACTCTATTTGAATGCCCAATATGTGATAGGCAGTGTCCATTGGAAATATAGTGATGCACAAAAGCACGCATTATCTCTGACCTACTGAAGATTAGAGTCTCGGGTAGGGGAATAGGTTTGTATATTAACAATAATTCCCCCAAATATTAAAAACTACCACCATGATAAATTGCTGCAAGGAAGAGGTAAGTGGACATTACCTGTTAAAGTAATTGAAATTTGTAGTATAAAATGAAGTTGTTTAATATTCCGGGTTTATCTTTCACCACATGCAAGTAATTGAGTGTTAGTTGTTGAAATAGTGAATGGGTAAAATAATGTTTTCCCTccttcgtttttctttctttctttcttttttaatttaaatatatccgtAGAGCTGGTGGACAAATGTATAGGATCAAGAATTCACATTGTGATGAAAAGTGATAAAGAAATTGTTGGCACACTTTTAGGATTTGACGACTTTGTTAGTATCCTTTAAAAAGGTGATGGTTGTATGGGTTTTTCTTAGGTATTCAGTAACATAAATAAGAACTATGCATAATCTGTACTTAGATGTTAAGCTTAATCTCGGAATTATTGTGATAGTGTTTTAAGTGTGTGCTGAAAGATTAATTTCCTATCAATAAAAAGCCTCTTAAGTTTGAACTATTGTTTAAAGATTATAACTCTCATCTTTAGTTAAAACTGAAGAAAGGCAGAAGACAGTAAATTCAGCCAGAATATTCTCTTAACACTAAATTTCAGATATGGTGCTGGAAGACGTCACTGAGTTGTGAGTAGTGTTAAAATTAAGTGATTGGTGGGGATCTCTTTAAGGCAATTTTAGTAGTATTGAGTCATTTAAATGATTTGTAAGAAAACATTGCGTTTGGAATAACCTTAAAGATAGAAATTGTATCTACTATTAGTAAAGTTGGGTCAGAGGTTATTACCTTGTGATTATTACTAGGTTGTTAGGAGGTCAGTGTAGACACAACCTTAAGGTTGAAAGATAACTAAAAACAGCCAGGAATTTGGGGGCTCATGTCAAATTGAGGAATTGATGATATTAGCGtttaattgtataataaaatgtaaatgatggTCAAATTACATTCAGTATAAAACTCATGTTCAATATCTTTGCTTTTAGAATTGAATTGATTGTAGATTGGTGTAATGGCTAGGATTCAGTAGTAATAGGTGTGTTATAGAAAAAACGAGACTGGTAAACATTTGATTTCATAATTTGAGCTCTGGCAAATTTCAGCTTCTTATATGATCATTCCTTCTGAATCTTAGGCTAATCAGTTCACTGTGTTATCTTTAATGAAGATTCATAATTCATTGGATCACATTTGTCTTTGAAAGTTTTTGATATTATTGCTTGACCTCACATTCATTTATAGAGAAGAATAAACTTTAGGaaaggaaagtatttttaaagtgttgTCTTTTATTACTACTGCTTATCCTGACTCTGGTCTGTCTATTCATTTAGTGAAATCACACCAGAAGGAAGGAGAATTACAAAATTAGATCAGATTTTgctaaatggaaataatataacaATGGTAAGACACATTGACTCTTTTCTATTTAGATGTTAGCCCATTTTGTGGGACAAGAGTTACAGAAATAACTTGTAATACTACTGAATTAACTAAATACCCACATCCCAGTGGTGCTTAAAATGGGGAAGGGATGCTGTAGTGGACAGGACCCTAAAGCTGAGCTATTGAACATGGCATTGGGCTTAAAAATTAGTTTGCCTGGGCTTTctaatcttttattttgttaGGAATCATTATTGAGACTTGTGAGTATTAATTGTTGAAGTTGGAAATTGGAAACATTGACAACCAGGAGAAAATGGGAATGTAAGCAAAGGGGAGAGAGACAAAGGTGACTTTGGTCAATGAGGAGCATTCAATATGGGTTTTTAGAGGATGTTGTGGTGGTGTTATTAATCACTTTTTTGCTCCCCTGCAGCTGGTTCCTGGAGGAGAAGGACCTGAAGTCTGAATGAATTTCCTTGACTGATACTTGATTCTGTTTCGTTTATAATGGcaacaaaatggaaatttattttaccttttcacTGTTTAGAGTTTACAAAGCTAAGTTTCCTGTTAAAGGGAAGTGTTTTGAAAATGCATTGTAAATGCCAATTTTTGTACGTTAATCATGTTTATCTTGGGAAAAGAAGACAACAGTTTACTGTTTgaagacttaaaaaataaaggcaTATTTGGTTAATTGTAGTTTTATTCATTATACTCTAATAGCCAGTGGGGTAAAGATTGTAATTATGTctcatttgctttccttttgtaTGCCTATTTACTTCCTTAATTACATGACCATTTGATTctcaaacaaaaatgtttaaaaaaa
This window contains:
- the LSM5 gene encoding U6 snRNA-associated Sm-like protein LSm5, producing MAANATTNPSQLLPLELVDKCIGSRIHIVMKSDKEIVGTLLGFDDFVNMVLEDVTEFEITPEGRRITKLDQILLNGNNITMLVPGGEGPEV